One Micromonospora sp. WMMD812 genomic window carries:
- a CDS encoding 5-formyltetrahydrofolate cyclo-ligase: MTDIDRAKQAVRQHVWDLLERDGAAPPGVHGHIPDFVGKEEAAARLAKLDVWRKARVIKCNPDRAQLPVRVRALQEGKLLYMAVPRLATPKPFYLLDPASLTTPIETAVTSTGAPQVAPTVGPAEMRPVDLIVCGSVAVSRQSGVRVGKGAGYSDLEIALLTEAALVTTETTIATTIHQTQLLEDELPNADHDFSVDFAITPNEVVACRPDRGRPSGIIGSNLRQDQLDSIPILRA, from the coding sequence GTGACCGACATCGACCGCGCCAAGCAAGCTGTCCGGCAACACGTCTGGGACCTCCTTGAACGTGACGGCGCCGCCCCACCCGGCGTGCACGGTCACATCCCCGACTTCGTCGGCAAGGAAGAGGCCGCAGCCCGCCTCGCGAAACTGGACGTATGGAGGAAGGCCCGAGTGATCAAGTGCAACCCGGACCGGGCCCAACTTCCCGTCCGGGTACGAGCCCTGCAGGAAGGCAAACTGCTCTACATGGCAGTCCCGAGACTCGCTACTCCCAAGCCCTTCTATCTGCTCGACCCCGCCAGCCTCACCACACCGATCGAGACTGCAGTTACGAGTACTGGTGCGCCACAGGTCGCTCCCACCGTGGGACCAGCCGAAATGCGTCCGGTGGACCTCATCGTCTGCGGCAGCGTCGCTGTCAGCCGCCAAAGCGGCGTGCGGGTCGGCAAGGGTGCCGGCTACTCCGACCTGGAGATCGCCCTCCTCACCGAGGCCGCACTCGTTACCACCGAGACCACCATCGCCACCACGATCCACCAGACCCAGCTACTCGAGGATGAGCTGCCCAACGCGGACCATGACTTCAGCGTCGACTTCGCGATCACGCCGAACGAGGTAGTGGCTTGCAGACCCGACCGGGGACGGCCGTCCGGCATCATCGGATCAAACCTTCGTCAAGATCAGCTCGACAGTATTCCCATACTGCGCGCCTAA
- a CDS encoding pentapeptide repeat-containing protein, producing MRTTTVGDIKVLLPDLDPEDLDRVTDLADGLTEALVEGASWRGVQLEDHRIRSSRITGGDLSESTWEACSLYGCEISRTDFSGTALTGVTIERCAITGSRFTGTRLTDVRLKDVLFDGCRFDYATLQRVTAVGSVAFTDCTFTHGTWSTCRLPGIALRSCDLAGLELDSCHLDGVDLRGSPLRGLKTPLDNLSGVTFAENQLPDLTQLAVDALKLTVRND from the coding sequence GTGCGCACCACGACAGTCGGCGACATCAAGGTCCTGCTACCGGACCTCGATCCGGAGGACCTCGACCGCGTAACCGACCTGGCCGATGGCCTCACGGAGGCTCTCGTCGAGGGCGCGTCGTGGCGCGGTGTGCAGCTGGAGGATCACCGCATCCGCAGCAGCCGGATCACCGGTGGCGACCTCAGCGAGAGCACCTGGGAAGCCTGCAGCCTCTACGGCTGCGAGATCAGTCGCACCGACTTCTCCGGCACGGCCCTGACCGGCGTCACCATCGAACGGTGCGCCATCACTGGCTCACGGTTCACCGGCACCAGACTCACCGACGTACGCCTCAAGGACGTCCTGTTCGACGGCTGCCGCTTCGACTACGCCACCCTCCAGCGCGTTACCGCCGTCGGCTCGGTCGCCTTCACCGACTGCACCTTCACCCACGGCACCTGGTCCACCTGCCGCCTGCCAGGAATCGCGCTGCGGTCCTGCGACCTCGCCGGTCTGGAGTTGGACTCCTGCCACCTCGACGGCGTCGACCTGCGAGGCAGCCCGCTCCGCGGGCTCAAGACGCCACTCGACAACCTGTCCGGCGTCACCTTCGCGGAGAACCAACTGCCCGACCTCACCCAGCTGGCTGTCGACGCCCTCAAACTGACTGTGCGCAACGACTGA
- a CDS encoding TetR/AcrR family transcriptional regulator: MAEETTAPSARQIELLEAAYQYVLEHGLADLSLRPLATAIGSSPRVLMFLFDNKDGLVRALLARARTDELAILGRLAQTGDKAPMGLLPATEQVWAWLAADEHRPLLRLWVEAYARSLVEPDGAWAGFARATVHDWLAVLASCQPPAEKDSEQGAIRRTLALAVLRGGLLDLLATGDQARVTAAVRHQLALLAGTARLGT, translated from the coding sequence ATGGCCGAGGAGACGACAGCGCCGTCCGCGCGGCAGATCGAACTGCTGGAGGCCGCCTACCAGTACGTGCTCGAACACGGCCTGGCCGACCTGTCACTGCGTCCGCTGGCTACGGCGATCGGTTCCAGCCCCCGCGTGCTTATGTTCCTCTTCGACAACAAGGACGGCCTGGTGCGGGCCCTGTTGGCTCGGGCCCGCACCGACGAACTGGCGATCCTGGGCCGCCTCGCACAGACCGGCGACAAGGCGCCCATGGGCCTACTCCCGGCGACCGAGCAGGTGTGGGCGTGGCTCGCCGCCGACGAGCATCGGCCACTGCTGCGGCTGTGGGTCGAGGCGTACGCCCGCTCCCTCGTCGAACCCGACGGCGCGTGGGCCGGGTTCGCCCGCGCGACCGTGCACGACTGGCTCGCCGTCCTCGCCTCCTGTCAACCACCGGCCGAAAAAGACAGCGAGCAGGGTGCCATCCGCCGCACCCTGGCACTGGCGGTACTCCGAGGCGGCCTGCTCGACCTCCTCGCCACCGGTGACCAGGCCCGCGTCACCGCCGCCGTCCGACATCAGCTCGCCCTGTTGGCAGGCACAGCGAGACTAGGAACCTGA
- a CDS encoding DeoR family transcriptional regulator — MGDPVAVRRLSPRRWRVLSFLAQHGSASTLDVALVCAVSRLTAHRDLVWLHEAGLVRRERFEEDRTHTWWYEVTAEGTEALRRDLTASGRPVPLQLGQRPPGAADALLFLPLVEVSRRNPGRCELFQWLATMETSAWLRQHDLAQLRADGYGVWLEDGRRLRFLVHVDRGAAGDAIADHERRPSGLGGLLTGYWRTDRVAPVGAVLVVAQDGEREDQLSVDLVRRPLRAPTATTTMNLLYRHWPNEQVWRIPGEEDRSRLIEIGT; from the coding sequence ATGGGTGACCCTGTGGCCGTGCGGCGGTTGTCGCCGCGGCGGTGGCGGGTCCTGTCGTTCCTGGCGCAGCACGGTTCGGCGTCGACGCTGGACGTGGCCCTGGTTTGTGCCGTGTCGCGGCTGACGGCTCACCGGGATTTGGTCTGGCTTCACGAGGCGGGGCTGGTGCGCCGCGAGCGCTTTGAGGAGGACCGTACCCATACCTGGTGGTACGAGGTCACGGCCGAAGGGACCGAGGCGCTTCGCCGCGACCTGACGGCGTCGGGGCGGCCGGTTCCGTTGCAGCTGGGACAGCGGCCTCCGGGCGCGGCGGACGCTCTGCTGTTCCTGCCGTTGGTCGAGGTGTCGCGGCGGAACCCGGGGCGGTGCGAGCTGTTCCAGTGGCTGGCGACTATGGAGACCTCGGCGTGGTTGCGCCAGCACGACCTGGCGCAGCTGCGGGCCGACGGCTACGGCGTCTGGCTGGAGGACGGGCGGCGCCTGCGGTTCCTGGTGCATGTCGACCGTGGCGCGGCCGGTGACGCTATCGCTGACCATGAGCGGCGGCCGTCAGGGCTGGGTGGACTGCTGACCGGCTACTGGCGCACCGACCGAGTGGCGCCGGTCGGGGCGGTGCTTGTCGTCGCGCAGGACGGCGAGCGGGAAGATCAGCTGTCGGTCGACCTGGTCCGCAGGCCTCTGCGGGCACCTACCGCCACGACAACGATGAACCTGTTGTACCGCCACTGGCCGAACGAGCAGGTGTGGCGGATACCGGGCGAGGAGGACCGGAGCCGACTGATCGAGATTGGCACCTGA
- a CDS encoding penicillin acylase family protein, which translates to MDHVHVDGLSRRRVLGGAAGLAAGAAAVAAGLPTAASAAPAKHSHDLARWRRQAAQVTITRDDWGIPHVVGKTDADAVFGMMYAQAEDDFNRIERNYLVSLGRLAEAEGESAIWQDLRQRLYIDPEELKRDYAKCPSWLRKLMQAWADGLNYFLATHPDVRPRVITRFEPWMPLSFSEGSIGGDIERVPLTQLEAFYANRTVPMTDEERGLLFREPKGSNGMAIAPSHTRDGHALLLINPHTSFFFRSEQHVTSRDGLNAYGAATWGQFFIYQGFNANTGWMHTSSGVDNVDEFAETIVTRSDGRHYYRYGNALRPVTKKTITLSYRTADGGQARRSFTTFATHHGPIVREADGKWIAFALMNKPVEALQQSFLRTKTRDYADFLQVAGFKANSSNNTLFADSKGEIAFLVPQFMPVRNDRFDYRKPVDGSDPATDWRGLHSLRSLPQAVNPRNGWAFNTNNWPWTAAGADSPKASDYPRYFDQAGENPRGPQAIRVLTAQPRFTPQTLIAAAFDTYLTAFARLVPGLVAAWDKLPDGDPQKAALADPIGLLRDWNYRWAADSTATSLAVFWGEALWAPLAQAARDAGMSMWDYLAERATDAQRLTALAAAADRLTQDFGSWQVPWGEINRFQRNDGAIVQTFDDTKPSLPVPFTSAQWGSLASFGARRYPGTKRYYGTSGNSFVAVVEFGPRLRAWAVTAGGASGHPDSPHFNDQAERYASGDLRPVYFYPEDLKGHIERSYRPGAGIPHQASLASMSDGTDSPAES; encoded by the coding sequence ATGGACCACGTGCACGTTGACGGGCTGAGCCGGCGCCGCGTCCTCGGCGGAGCCGCCGGACTGGCCGCCGGAGCCGCGGCCGTCGCGGCGGGACTGCCCACCGCCGCGTCCGCCGCTCCCGCGAAACACTCCCACGATCTCGCCCGCTGGCGCAGGCAAGCCGCGCAGGTGACGATCACCCGGGACGACTGGGGAATCCCGCACGTGGTGGGCAAGACCGACGCCGACGCGGTGTTCGGGATGATGTACGCCCAGGCCGAGGACGACTTCAACCGGATCGAACGCAACTACCTGGTGAGCCTCGGCCGCCTCGCCGAAGCCGAGGGCGAGAGCGCGATCTGGCAGGACCTGCGCCAGCGCCTCTACATCGATCCCGAGGAGCTGAAGCGGGACTACGCGAAGTGCCCCTCCTGGCTACGCAAGCTGATGCAGGCCTGGGCCGACGGGCTCAACTACTTCCTCGCGACCCACCCCGACGTACGGCCACGCGTGATCACCCGGTTCGAGCCGTGGATGCCGCTGAGCTTCTCCGAGGGCAGCATCGGCGGCGATATCGAGCGGGTGCCGCTCACCCAACTCGAAGCCTTCTACGCCAACCGCACGGTGCCGATGACCGACGAGGAGCGCGGGCTGCTGTTCCGCGAGCCCAAGGGCTCGAACGGCATGGCGATCGCGCCGAGCCACACCCGCGACGGGCACGCGCTGCTGCTGATCAACCCGCACACCAGCTTCTTCTTCCGCTCCGAGCAGCACGTGACCAGCCGCGACGGGCTCAACGCCTACGGCGCGGCGACCTGGGGGCAGTTCTTCATCTACCAGGGCTTCAACGCGAACACCGGCTGGATGCACACCTCCAGCGGGGTCGACAACGTCGACGAGTTCGCCGAGACGATCGTGACCCGGTCGGACGGCCGCCACTACTACCGCTACGGCAACGCCCTGCGGCCGGTGACGAAGAAGACGATCACGTTGTCCTACCGCACGGCGGACGGCGGCCAGGCGCGGCGCAGCTTCACGACCTTCGCCACGCACCACGGCCCGATCGTGCGCGAGGCGGACGGCAAGTGGATCGCGTTCGCGCTGATGAACAAGCCCGTCGAGGCGCTGCAGCAGAGCTTCCTGCGCACCAAGACGCGGGACTACGCGGACTTCCTGCAGGTGGCGGGCTTCAAGGCCAACAGCTCCAACAACACGCTCTTCGCGGACTCGAAGGGGGAGATCGCCTTCCTGGTGCCGCAGTTCATGCCGGTGCGGAACGATCGCTTCGACTACCGCAAGCCGGTCGACGGCAGCGACCCGGCGACCGACTGGCGCGGGCTGCACAGCCTCCGGAGCCTGCCGCAGGCGGTGAATCCGCGGAACGGCTGGGCGTTCAACACCAACAACTGGCCCTGGACGGCCGCCGGCGCTGACAGCCCGAAGGCGTCCGACTATCCGCGCTACTTCGACCAGGCCGGTGAGAACCCGCGCGGTCCGCAGGCGATCCGGGTGCTGACCGCGCAGCCCCGCTTCACCCCCCAGACGCTGATCGCCGCCGCCTTCGACACGTACCTCACCGCCTTCGCCCGGCTCGTGCCCGGGCTGGTCGCGGCCTGGGACAAGCTGCCCGATGGCGACCCGCAGAAGGCAGCGCTGGCCGACCCGATCGGCCTGCTGCGCGACTGGAACTACCGCTGGGCCGCGGACTCGACCGCGACGTCGCTGGCCGTGTTCTGGGGCGAGGCGCTCTGGGCGCCCCTGGCCCAGGCGGCGAGGGACGCGGGCATGTCGATGTGGGACTACCTGGCCGAGCGCGCTACCGACGCGCAGCGGCTCACCGCACTCGCGGCGGCCGCCGACCGGCTGACGCAGGACTTCGGCAGCTGGCAGGTGCCCTGGGGCGAGATCAACCGTTTCCAGCGCAACGACGGCGCGATCGTCCAGACGTTCGACGACACCAAGCCGAGCCTCCCGGTGCCGTTCACCTCGGCGCAGTGGGGCTCGCTGGCCTCGTTCGGGGCCCGACGCTACCCGGGAACGAAGCGCTACTACGGCACCAGCGGCAACAGCTTCGTGGCGGTCGTGGAGTTCGGACCGCGGCTGCGCGCCTGGGCGGTGACGGCCGGCGGCGCGAGCGGGCATCCCGACTCGCCGCACTTCAACGACCAGGCGGAGCGCTACGCGAGTGGCGATCTGCGGCCCGTCTACTTCTATCCCGAGGACCTCAAGGGCCACATCGAGCGGAGCTACCGGCCGGGCGCTGGCATTCCGCACCAGGCGTCGCTGGCGAGCATGTCGGACGGCACCGACTCGCCAGCGGAAAGCTGA
- a CDS encoding helix-turn-helix transcriptional regulator has protein sequence MNETVTDGGEGRRYVADRRRHRLAQRRKAIGLSQERLAEALGVDRSTIVRWERAETDPQPWHRPRLAAALKLSIEELADLLADVGQAPSPPDERLGYVLRNPGRVDLIAVAYLRETVQRLDERYDQTPSTLLLAEAGQLHGQAIFLRQHASNGPVQRELAAAVAESATLMGQLVWDASQRRDHVASAAYFDQAISAAQETRDAVTEANALLRKSYLALYGTKQPNAGLVLTTRAAAVSHGDSHVIAGLAQLHRAEAHAMLGQARDCSDALGTAEAHFAALDARDPATDIFCPSHYTRLAGSCWLSLNKPNEAVPALEKARQLIAARRKSTAVILGNLALASILRRDVDAATSYLHQAIDVIERTRAGGGLNLAFAAARQLRPWRNEPSVQDVNDRLLTLMSP, from the coding sequence ATGAATGAAACCGTGACGGATGGCGGCGAAGGGAGGCGGTACGTGGCGGATAGGCGTCGGCACCGGCTGGCTCAGCGGCGCAAGGCGATCGGGCTTAGCCAGGAACGCCTCGCCGAAGCCCTCGGCGTCGACCGCTCCACCATCGTGCGGTGGGAACGGGCGGAGACCGACCCGCAGCCCTGGCACCGGCCGCGCCTAGCCGCGGCCCTCAAGCTGTCGATCGAGGAACTGGCCGACCTCCTGGCCGACGTCGGCCAGGCACCGTCACCGCCCGACGAGCGTCTCGGCTACGTTCTGCGCAACCCCGGCCGCGTCGACCTGATCGCTGTGGCGTACCTGAGGGAGACCGTGCAGCGCCTCGACGAGCGCTACGACCAAACGCCCTCGACGCTCCTGCTCGCCGAGGCCGGGCAACTACACGGTCAGGCAATCTTCCTTCGCCAGCACGCCAGCAACGGGCCGGTTCAGCGCGAACTGGCGGCAGCAGTCGCCGAGTCCGCGACGCTGATGGGTCAACTCGTCTGGGACGCCTCGCAGCGGCGCGACCATGTCGCCAGCGCCGCCTACTTCGACCAGGCGATCAGCGCGGCCCAGGAAACGCGAGACGCGGTCACCGAGGCCAATGCGTTGCTCCGCAAGAGCTACCTCGCCCTCTACGGCACCAAGCAACCCAACGCCGGCCTTGTCCTGACGACCCGCGCCGCCGCCGTCAGCCACGGCGACAGTCACGTCATCGCCGGCCTCGCCCAACTGCACCGGGCTGAGGCACACGCGATGCTGGGTCAGGCCCGGGACTGCTCCGACGCTCTCGGTACCGCTGAAGCTCACTTCGCCGCTCTCGACGCCCGAGATCCAGCCACCGACATCTTCTGCCCCAGCCACTACACGAGGCTTGCAGGCTCCTGCTGGCTCTCCCTCAACAAACCAAACGAAGCGGTGCCAGCGCTCGAGAAGGCCCGACAACTGATCGCCGCCCGCCGCAAATCCACCGCCGTCATCCTCGGCAACCTCGCCCTCGCCAGCATCCTCCGACGCGACGTCGACGCCGCAACGTCCTACCTGCATCAGGCCATCGACGTCATCGAGCGGACCCGCGCGGGCGGCGGACTCAACCTCGCCTTCGCCGCCGCCCGACAGCTACGCCCCTGGCGCAACGAGCCCTCAGTCCAGGACGTGAACGACCGACTCCTCACTCTCATGAGCCCATAG
- a CDS encoding GNAT family N-acetyltransferase — MVQQNHERRVLVRGADRPGDLGWVVMAHGEVYAHQFGWDTSFEGLVARIVADYASDHDPTREAAWIAEVDRERVGCIFCVAGDEPGVAKLRILLVTPAARGLGVGTRLVEECLAFARDTGYRQVTLWTNDVLVSARRIYEAFGFALSDEKPHRSFGHDLVGQNWILDLQ; from the coding sequence ATGGTGCAGCAAAACCATGAACGGCGAGTCTTGGTGCGCGGCGCCGACCGTCCCGGCGACCTGGGTTGGGTGGTGATGGCCCACGGTGAGGTCTACGCCCATCAGTTCGGCTGGGACACCAGCTTTGAGGGGCTGGTGGCTCGGATCGTTGCCGACTACGCCTCTGATCATGACCCGACTCGGGAAGCAGCCTGGATCGCCGAGGTCGACCGTGAACGCGTGGGATGCATCTTCTGCGTGGCCGGTGACGAACCCGGAGTCGCCAAGCTGCGTATTCTGCTGGTCACCCCGGCCGCCCGAGGTCTCGGCGTCGGCACCCGCCTGGTCGAGGAATGCCTCGCCTTCGCGCGCGACACCGGCTACCGGCAGGTCACCTTGTGGACCAACGACGTGCTGGTGTCTGCGCGCAGAATCTACGAGGCGTTCGGGTTCGCCCTCTCCGACGAGAAGCCGCACCGCAGCTTCGGCCACGATCTCGTTGGCCAGAACTGGATCCTCGACCTGCAGTAG
- the amcA gene encoding multiple cyclophane-containing RiPP AmcA, producing MTIYVSRNATTGQPWRPGTSSGAQEAAQVRAANPPLFNHVWRQMFERQARESRP from the coding sequence GTGACCATCTACGTCTCGCGCAACGCCACGACCGGGCAGCCATGGCGGCCCGGCACCTCCTCAGGCGCACAAGAAGCGGCACAGGTGAGGGCGGCGAATCCACCACTGTTCAACCACGTATGGCGCCAGATGTTCGAGCGGCAGGCCCGAGAGAGCAGGCCCTGA